The DNA region GTGGATCGAACTGGCGGCGATCGCGGCGAACGACACCAGCATATTGAGCGCGAGCGCGGCGAGGATCACCGGCCGGCGGCCGAAACGATCAGACAACGGGCCGAGCACGAGCTGCGCGGTGGCGAAGCTGAACAGGTAGAGCGACAGCGTGAGCTGCACGGTGGCGGTGTCGGTCGCGAGCGCTTTGACCAATGTCGGCAGCGCCGGCACAACGATGTTGAGCGTTGCCGGGCCGACGCCGGTCATCAGCATCAGCAGCGCCAGCAGCCGCCAATTGGTGGCGCCCGAAGATGACGTTGATGGTTTTGTATTGCGCATTCCTATTCTCAGTCATGCCCGGCCTTGTGCCGGGCATCCACGTCTTTCTTTTGTCAGAAGACGTGGATGGCCGGGACAAGCCCGGCCATGACGTCGGAGGGGCGGAAGACTAGCATTTGGCTTACAGCGGCCGCGTGGCGGCTGCGAGCCAGGCTTGCGTATGGCTGTCGACCAGCGGACCGACCACTTCATGCACACGCGCGTGGTAGCTGTCGAGCCAGTGGCGCTCCTTGCCCGTCAGCATGCGGGTGTTGATCAGCCGCCGATCGATCGGTGCGAGCGTCAACGTCTCGAACGCGTTGAGTGGTTTCTCGGCACCGGCCGGCTCGGGCGCGGCGATCACCAGCACTAGGTTCTCGATGCGGATGCCGTACTCGGCTGTCTTGTAGTAGCCGGGCTCGTTGGACAGGATCATGCCGCGCCGAAGCGTCACGTGTCCGAGCTTCGAGATACGCGCGGGGCCTTCGTGCACGGATAGATAGCTGCCGACGCCGTGGCCGGTGCCGTGATCGAAATCGAGCCCCGCCTGCCACAGCGCGTGGCGTGCGAAGGGATCGAGCTGCGCGCCGCTGGTGTTTTCGGGAAACACAGCCGTGGCGATGCCGATATGGCCTTTGAGCACGCGCGTGAAACGATCGCGCATCTCGGCGGTCGGCTCGCCGATGACGACGGTGCGGGTGATGTCGGTCGTGCCGTCCTCGTATTGCGCGCCGGAATCGATGAGGAACAGCTCGTTGACGCCGAGCTTGCGATTGGTTTCGCGCGTGACACGGTAGTGCACGATCGCGCCGTTCGGACCGGCGCCGGCAATGGTCGGGAAGGATATGTCCTTCAAGAGCCCGGTCTCGCGGCGGAAGCTCTCCAGCGCCGCCACCGCGTCGATCTCGGTGAGCGTTCCCCGCGGCGCCTCGCGATCGAGCCAGGCCAGGAAGCGCGTCACCGCCGCGCCGTCGCGGATATGGGCGGCGCGCATGCCGGCGATCTCGGCATGGTTCTTCACCGCCTTCATCAACGTGATGGGGTCGGCGCCGGCGGCGGGCTTGCCGCCGCGCATTTGGACTTCGCGCGACAATGCGTCGGCCGCGCTCGCCCCGTCGAGCCGAACCGTCTTGTCCTTGAAGGCGGCGAGATCGCCGGCAAGCGCAGCCGGTTCGCGCACGTCGGCCACGTCTTCGAGGGCGTGGCGCGTTTCGTTGTCGAGCTTGGCGCCGTCGACGTAAAGCGCCGGGCGGCCGTCGCGCGGCACGATGGCGAAAGCGAGGGCGAGCGGCGTATGCGCGATGTCGGAGCCGCGGATGTTGAACGTCCAGGCGACGTTCTGCGGATCGGAGACGACGAGCGCATCGGCACGCAGCTTCGTGAGTTCGCCGCGCACGCGTTGCAGCTTTTCCGCGGCGCTTTCGCCGGCGAGCTTGATGTCGCGCAACGTCACGGGGCCGGATGGCGGAGCGGGGCGGTCGTGCCACAGCGCGTCGATCGGGTTGTCCTCGACCGCCACCAATTCGGCGCCGGCGGTGGCCGCGGCTTGGCGGAATCGTTCGACCTGATCGCTCGTGTGCAGCCAGGCGTC from Pseudolabrys taiwanensis includes:
- a CDS encoding aminopeptidase P family protein, with the protein product MFKAHFQTFDDSSERAASAARVAALRAELTRRGLDGFLVPRADRQQNEYLPASEERLAWLTGFTGSAGFAIVLHDRGAVFVDGRYTVQADAQIDKNVFAIAHLVETPPDQWLTQNVTAGQKVGYDAWLHTSDQVERFRQAAATAGAELVAVEDNPIDALWHDRPAPPSGPVTLRDIKLAGESAAEKLQRVRGELTKLRADALVVSDPQNVAWTFNIRGSDIAHTPLALAFAIVPRDGRPALYVDGAKLDNETRHALEDVADVREPAALAGDLAAFKDKTVRLDGASAADALSREVQMRGGKPAAGADPITLMKAVKNHAEIAGMRAAHIRDGAAVTRFLAWLDREAPRGTLTEIDAVAALESFRRETGLLKDISFPTIAGAGPNGAIVHYRVTRETNRKLGVNELFLIDSGAQYEDGTTDITRTVVIGEPTAEMRDRFTRVLKGHIGIATAVFPENTSGAQLDPFARHALWQAGLDFDHGTGHGVGSYLSVHEGPARISKLGHVTLRRGMILSNEPGYYKTAEYGIRIENLVLVIAAPEPAGAEKPLNAFETLTLAPIDRRLINTRMLTGKERHWLDSYHARVHEVVGPLVDSHTQAWLAAATRPL